A window from Zonotrichia albicollis isolate bZonAlb1 chromosome 8, bZonAlb1.hap1, whole genome shotgun sequence encodes these proteins:
- the F3 gene encoding tissue factor — protein sequence MTSCPTEQPLPSWGVPRQPAKSSQRMKLAVQWCPVSAEFQEEKGGVVQGPDDTNQAEGHGPQACPGAPSRPARPAPGDAVAGLHPAGHVRPSAPLPPFPRRSRAVFAQSGVPERFRRAPSPRPRCAAPGRGLGPASARRCPIYAAAAAASGSSLSAPRMLRAAAPPRALLLGALLWPLAAGYKNLPTAVNITWSSINFKTILQWQPKPSGYFYTVEIHGQTSDVRRKCIQTSETECDVTDALRNVKETYTAHILSVKPAEMDNFEEPPFEVSEKFTPYSQTVIGKPEIKDYSQKGSKLNVVFKDPLTPYIFPNGSFMSIQDIFQHDLEYKLYYWKDQSSGKKDVTTKSHNFEVSVDSGKNYCFYVQGIIPSRRENRNGQESRVLCTSVGRNILDEYGTEVFIILAVIAVAVITLAVVLPVVLCKRKKAKRARAEREKELLNGI from the exons ACTTCCGAGCTGGGGTGTCCCTCGACAGCCAGCTAAATCTTCGCAGAGGATGAAGCTGGCTGTCCAGTGGTGTCCAGTTTCAGCAGAATTCcaagaggagaagggaggggtgGTACAAGGGCCTGATGACACCAACCAGGCAGAGGGACACGGACCGCAGGCATGTCCAGGTGCGCCCTCACGTCCAGCTCGGCCTGCGCCGGGGGATGCGGTGGCGGGGCTGCATCCCGCGGGACACGTCCGTCCCTCAGcgcccctccctccctttcctcGAAGATCCCGCGCTGTGTTTGCTCAATCGGGGGTGCCCGAGCGCTTCCGCCGCGCTCCGTCCCCTCGCCCCCGCTGCGCGGCCCCGGGGCGCGGCCTGGGTCCCGCCTCTGCGCGGCGCTGCCCCATAtatgcggcggcggcggccgccagCGGCAGCTCCCTCAGCGCACCCAGGATGCTGCGTGCCGCCGCCCCGCCACGGGCACTGCTGCTCGGCGCGCTGCTCTGGCCCCTGGCCGCCG GCTATAAGAATCTACCAACAGCAGTCAATATAACTTGGTCTTCAATCAATTTTAAAACTATACTACAGTGGCAACCGAAACCATCAGGCTACTTCTATACTGTGGAAATACATGG ACAGACATCTGATGTGAGAAGAAAATGCATACAGACATCAGAAACAGAGTGTGATGTTACTGATGCGCTCAGGAATGTAAAGGAGACCTATACAGCACACATACTGTCTGTAAAGCCTGCGGAGATGGATAACTTTGAAGAACCACCTTTTGAAGTCTCTGAAAAATTTACACCTTATAGCCAGA CTGTTATTGGAAAACCAGAGATAAAGGATTATTCACAAAAAGGTTCCAAACTGAATGTCGTGTTCAAAGATCCGCTTACACCATATATATTTCCTAATGGAAGCTTTATGAGTATTCAAGATATTTTCCAGCATGACCTGGAATACAAACTCTATTACTGGAAAGATCAAAGTTCTGGAAAG aaAGATGTAACAACAAAAAGCCATAATTTTGAAGTAAGTGTTGACAGTGGAAAGAACTATTGCTTCTATGTCCAGGGAATCATTCCCTCTCGCAGAGAAAATCGTAATGGCCAAGAAAGCAGGGTGCTCTGCACCAGTGTAGGAAGGAATATCTTAGATG aATATGGAACAGAAGTCTTTATCATCTTAGCAGTGATAGCAGTTGCAGTCATCACTCTCGCCGTTGTCCTTCCCGTGGTTCTGTGTAAACGCAAGAAAGCAAAGAGAGCAAGAgctgagagagaaaaggagctGCTTAATGGTATCTAA